One stretch of Aquimarina sp. Aq107 DNA includes these proteins:
- a CDS encoding lanthionine synthetase C family protein, producing the protein MNTFKPILLDKLEKISVILSENYKMNEHVGVLSGISGIALFNFYYSKFTNQESHAYIGVEMISSVIEKINEGYSFPTFCTGIAGAGWVIELLEEEEFIDVDSDELLSDLDDYLSSAILQMGEKDKFYDFLHGVIGIGFYFFKRYQRTKSVDLKEYYKVKLLEIVASLKRTAIEENSMMKWESYLVENKEVKGCNLSLSHGMSSIINFLSRLAIYDDFYDEVISIIEKATQFILSNENKDVSCSSFFPSWVYEGKGKNDNERLAWCYGDLGIGLTLWRVGKVLKNDTIIQKGIDTVENSCKRRDLIEAKVKDNGLCHGTFGMVQIYNYMYKETKKVIFKETADYWMEQGLKMAVHEDGYVGYKQWYGGTDEGWRKEINLLEGVAGIGLSIISYLAPFETKWDECLLIS; encoded by the coding sequence ATGAATACATTTAAACCTATATTGTTAGATAAATTAGAAAAAATTAGTGTCATTCTTTCTGAAAATTATAAGATGAATGAACATGTTGGTGTTTTATCAGGTATTTCTGGAATTGCATTGTTTAATTTTTATTATTCTAAGTTTACTAATCAAGAATCTCATGCTTATATAGGAGTAGAGATGATATCTTCTGTAATTGAAAAAATTAATGAAGGATATAGTTTTCCTACTTTCTGTACTGGAATTGCTGGAGCAGGTTGGGTAATAGAATTGTTAGAGGAAGAAGAGTTTATTGATGTAGATAGTGATGAACTTCTATCGGACCTGGATGATTATTTAAGCAGTGCTATCTTACAAATGGGAGAGAAAGATAAATTTTATGATTTTCTTCATGGAGTAATAGGGATTGGATTTTATTTTTTTAAAAGATATCAGAGGACAAAATCTGTAGATTTAAAAGAATACTATAAAGTAAAACTTTTAGAGATTGTGGCTTCTCTTAAAAGAACTGCTATTGAAGAAAATAGTATGATGAAATGGGAAAGTTATCTCGTAGAAAATAAAGAAGTTAAAGGCTGTAACTTAAGTCTTTCTCATGGAATGTCGAGTATAATAAACTTTTTATCGCGTTTGGCAATTTATGATGACTTTTATGATGAAGTAATATCTATAATAGAGAAAGCTACTCAGTTTATTCTAAGTAATGAAAACAAAGATGTATCTTGTTCTTCGTTTTTTCCAAGTTGGGTATATGAAGGAAAGGGAAAGAATGATAATGAGAGATTGGCATGGTGTTATGGGGATTTAGGTATTGGTTTAACCTTATGGAGAGTTGGAAAAGTTTTAAAAAATGATACAATTATTCAAAAAGGAATAGACACAGTGGAAAACTCTTGTAAAAGAAGGGATCTTATAGAGGCTAAAGTAAAAGACAATGGTCTATGTCATGGTACCTTTGGTATGGTACAGATTTATAATTATATGTATAAAGAAACAAAAAAAGTAATTTTCAAAGAAACAGCAGATTATTGGATGGAACAAGGACTTAAAATGGCTGTTCACGAAGATGGATATGTAGGTTATAAACAATGGTATGGGGGAACGGATGAAGGTTGGAGAAAAGAAATCAATTTATTAGAAGGTGTAGCAGGAATTGGACTGAGTATCATCTCTTATTTAGCACCATTCGAGACGAAATGGGATGAGTGTTTATTAATCAGTTAA